A window from Chiroxiphia lanceolata isolate bChiLan1 chromosome 3, bChiLan1.pri, whole genome shotgun sequence encodes these proteins:
- the RTN4IP1 gene encoding reticulon-4-interacting protein 1, mitochondrial isoform X3, protein MLSRGAAGWRALRWAGRRPRARGLRASPRAWSAMPSWVIDRYGSNEVLRFTRDMVFPIIHFPNEVIIRVHAASLNPIDLSMRSGYGATALNMKRDPLKLKTEETEFPLTLGRDVSGVVMECGLSVSYFKPGDEVWAAIPPWKQGTLSEFVVASGNEVSFKPKCLSHIEAAALPYVGLTAWSALNQVGGLNKSNCSGKRVLILGASGGVGTFAVQLVKAWGAHVTAVCSHDASTLVKKLGADDVIDYKSGNLEEQLKTLPLFDFILDNVGGSTEKWALDLLKKWSGATYVTLVTPFLINMDKLGVADGMLQTGVTVGSKTLKHLLKGVHYRWAFFMPSGPSLDEIAELVDSGKTQEFS, encoded by the exons ATGCTGtcgcggggggcggcgggctGGCGGGCGCTGCGCTGGGCGGGCAGGCGGCCGCGGGCCCGTGGGCTCCGCGCCTCTCCGCGGGCTTGGAGCGCCATGCCCAGCTGGGTCATAGACCGGTACGGCAGTAACGAGGTGCTGCGCTTCACCAGGGACATGGTGTTCCCCATCATACACTTCCCGAACGAGGTCATCATTAGGGTTCACGCTGCGAGCCTGAACCCCATCGACCTCAGCATGAGAA GTGGTTATGGTGCAACTGCCTTAAATATGAAGCGAGATCCCCTGAAACTCAAAACCGAGGAGACTGAATTTCCACTAACACTTGGTCGAGATGTCTCTGGTGTTGTTATGGAATGTGGACTGAGTGTGTCTTATTTCAAGCCTGGAGATGAG GTGTGGGCAGCAATTCCTCCATGGAAACAGGGCACTCTGTCAGAGTTTGTGGTAGCTAGTGGAAACGAG GTGTCTTTTAAGCCAAAGTGTCTCAGTCACATAGAAGCTGCTGCCTTACCATATGTTGGTCTCACTGCATGGTCTGCACTTAACCAAGTAGGAGGACTGAACAAAAGTAATTGTAGTGGGAAAAG AGTATTAATATTAGGAGCTTCAGGAGGAGTTGGTACATTTGCTGTACAG CTAGTGAAGGCCTGGGGTGCTCACGTGACAGCAGTTTGTTCTCATGATGCCAGCACACTGGTGAAAAAGCTTGGAGCGGATGATGTGATTGATTACAAATCTGGAAATCTGGAAGAGCAACTTAAAACATTACCCTT ATTCGATTTTATCCTGGATAATGTTGGTGGATCCACTGAGAAGTGGGCATTAGATCTCTTGAAGAAATGGTCAGGAGCAACATATGTTACCTTAGTGACACCCTTCCTGATCAATATGGACAAACTTGGAGTGGCTGACGGCATGTTACAAACAGGAGTCACTGTTGGTTCCAAAACTCTAAAG CATCTTCTTAAAGGAGTCCATTATCGGTGGGCTTTTTTCATGCCAAGTGGCCCAAGTTTGGATGAAATAGCAGAACTAGTTGATTCTGGAAAG ACACAAGAGTTCTCTTAA
- the RTN4IP1 gene encoding reticulon-4-interacting protein 1, mitochondrial isoform X2 — protein sequence MLSRGAAGWRALRWAGRRPRARGLRASPRAWSAMPSWVIDRYGSNEVLRFTRDMVFPIIHFPNEVIIRVHAASLNPIDLSMRSGYGATALNMKRDPLKLKTEETEFPLTLGRDVSGVVMECGLSVSYFKPGDEVWAAIPPWKQGTLSEFVVASGNEVSFKPKCLSHIEAAALPYVGLTAWSALNQVGGLNKSNCSGKRVLILGASGGVGTFAVQLVKAWGAHVTAVCSHDASTLVKKLGADDVIDYKSGNLEEQLKTLPLFDFILDNVGGSTEKWALDLLKKWSGATYVTLVTPFLINMDKLGVADGMLQTGVTVGSKTLKHLLKGVHYRWAFFMPSGPSLDEIAELVDSGKKSSLKWTDHPFRRVGVWKKDRRELLEELYYNFL from the exons ATGCTGtcgcggggggcggcgggctGGCGGGCGCTGCGCTGGGCGGGCAGGCGGCCGCGGGCCCGTGGGCTCCGCGCCTCTCCGCGGGCTTGGAGCGCCATGCCCAGCTGGGTCATAGACCGGTACGGCAGTAACGAGGTGCTGCGCTTCACCAGGGACATGGTGTTCCCCATCATACACTTCCCGAACGAGGTCATCATTAGGGTTCACGCTGCGAGCCTGAACCCCATCGACCTCAGCATGAGAA GTGGTTATGGTGCAACTGCCTTAAATATGAAGCGAGATCCCCTGAAACTCAAAACCGAGGAGACTGAATTTCCACTAACACTTGGTCGAGATGTCTCTGGTGTTGTTATGGAATGTGGACTGAGTGTGTCTTATTTCAAGCCTGGAGATGAG GTGTGGGCAGCAATTCCTCCATGGAAACAGGGCACTCTGTCAGAGTTTGTGGTAGCTAGTGGAAACGAG GTGTCTTTTAAGCCAAAGTGTCTCAGTCACATAGAAGCTGCTGCCTTACCATATGTTGGTCTCACTGCATGGTCTGCACTTAACCAAGTAGGAGGACTGAACAAAAGTAATTGTAGTGGGAAAAG AGTATTAATATTAGGAGCTTCAGGAGGAGTTGGTACATTTGCTGTACAG CTAGTGAAGGCCTGGGGTGCTCACGTGACAGCAGTTTGTTCTCATGATGCCAGCACACTGGTGAAAAAGCTTGGAGCGGATGATGTGATTGATTACAAATCTGGAAATCTGGAAGAGCAACTTAAAACATTACCCTT ATTCGATTTTATCCTGGATAATGTTGGTGGATCCACTGAGAAGTGGGCATTAGATCTCTTGAAGAAATGGTCAGGAGCAACATATGTTACCTTAGTGACACCCTTCCTGATCAATATGGACAAACTTGGAGTGGCTGACGGCATGTTACAAACAGGAGTCACTGTTGGTTCCAAAACTCTAAAG CATCTTCTTAAAGGAGTCCATTATCGGTGGGCTTTTTTCATGCCAAGTGGCCCAAGTTTGGATGAAATAGCAGAACTAGTTGATTCTGGAAAG AAGAGTTCTCTTAAATGGACAGACCATCCATTCAGAAGAGTAGGTGTTTGGAAAAAAGACAGGAGAGAATTACTGGAGGAATTGTACTACAATTTCCTATAA
- the RTN4IP1 gene encoding reticulon-4-interacting protein 1, mitochondrial isoform X1, translated as MLSRGAAGWRALRWAGRRPRARGLRASPRAWSAMPSWVIDRYGSNEVLRFTRDMVFPIIHFPNEVIIRVHAASLNPIDLSMRSGYGATALNMKRDPLKLKTEETEFPLTLGRDVSGVVMECGLSVSYFKPGDEVWAAIPPWKQGTLSEFVVASGNEVSFKPKCLSHIEAAALPYVGLTAWSALNQVGGLNKSNCSGKRVLILGASGGVGTFAVQLVKAWGAHVTAVCSHDASTLVKKLGADDVIDYKSGNLEEQLKTLPLFDFILDNVGGSTEKWALDLLKKWSGATYVTLVTPFLINMDKLGVADGMLQTGVTVGSKTLKHLLKGVHYRWAFFMPSGPSLDEIAELVDSGKIQPVIDEVFSFSEVPKAFLKLEGGHARGKTVINVISRQ; from the exons ATGCTGtcgcggggggcggcgggctGGCGGGCGCTGCGCTGGGCGGGCAGGCGGCCGCGGGCCCGTGGGCTCCGCGCCTCTCCGCGGGCTTGGAGCGCCATGCCCAGCTGGGTCATAGACCGGTACGGCAGTAACGAGGTGCTGCGCTTCACCAGGGACATGGTGTTCCCCATCATACACTTCCCGAACGAGGTCATCATTAGGGTTCACGCTGCGAGCCTGAACCCCATCGACCTCAGCATGAGAA GTGGTTATGGTGCAACTGCCTTAAATATGAAGCGAGATCCCCTGAAACTCAAAACCGAGGAGACTGAATTTCCACTAACACTTGGTCGAGATGTCTCTGGTGTTGTTATGGAATGTGGACTGAGTGTGTCTTATTTCAAGCCTGGAGATGAG GTGTGGGCAGCAATTCCTCCATGGAAACAGGGCACTCTGTCAGAGTTTGTGGTAGCTAGTGGAAACGAG GTGTCTTTTAAGCCAAAGTGTCTCAGTCACATAGAAGCTGCTGCCTTACCATATGTTGGTCTCACTGCATGGTCTGCACTTAACCAAGTAGGAGGACTGAACAAAAGTAATTGTAGTGGGAAAAG AGTATTAATATTAGGAGCTTCAGGAGGAGTTGGTACATTTGCTGTACAG CTAGTGAAGGCCTGGGGTGCTCACGTGACAGCAGTTTGTTCTCATGATGCCAGCACACTGGTGAAAAAGCTTGGAGCGGATGATGTGATTGATTACAAATCTGGAAATCTGGAAGAGCAACTTAAAACATTACCCTT ATTCGATTTTATCCTGGATAATGTTGGTGGATCCACTGAGAAGTGGGCATTAGATCTCTTGAAGAAATGGTCAGGAGCAACATATGTTACCTTAGTGACACCCTTCCTGATCAATATGGACAAACTTGGAGTGGCTGACGGCATGTTACAAACAGGAGTCACTGTTGGTTCCAAAACTCTAAAG CATCTTCTTAAAGGAGTCCATTATCGGTGGGCTTTTTTCATGCCAAGTGGCCCAAGTTTGGATGAAATAGCAGAACTAGTTGATTCTGGAAAG ATTCAACCAGTTATTGATGaagtcttctctttttctgaagttCCAAAGGCCTTTCTGAAATTGGAAGGAGGACATGCACGTGGAAAAACGGTGATCAATGTAATTAGTAGACAATAA